A window of Clostridium sp. Marseille-P299 contains these coding sequences:
- the araA gene encoding L-arabinose isomerase: MKTGKNYKFWFATGSQDLYGADCLEVVADHSRIIVEGLNKSGNLPYEVVLKPTLIDNVSIRKTFNDANADEECAGVITWMHTFSPAKSWILGLKEFRKPLLHLHTQFNQEIPYDSIDMDFMNLNQSAHGDREYGHIFSRMDIERKVIAGYWDDKNVQERIASWMTTAIGIMESSHIRVLRIGDNMRNVAVTEGDKVEAHIKFGWEIDAYNVTDIAEYVQAVSKGDIDALVDEYYSKYDILLEGRDANEFKKHVAVQAGIEIGFEKFLVEHDYHAIVTNFQMLSGLQQLPGLAIQRLMEKGYGFGGEGDWKTAAMVRLMKLMTANKKDAKGTSFMEDYTYNLVPGKEGILQAHMLEVCPSIADQKPSIKVCPLSMGDREDPARLVFTSKTGRGIATSLIDLGTRFRLIINEVECLPQDIPMPKLPVATAFWRPEPNLSTGAEAWIYAGGAHHTAFSYDITAEQMSDWAAAMGIESVIIDKDTTIRNFRNELRWNSVFYK; this comes from the coding sequence ATGAAGACGGGTAAAAATTATAAGTTTTGGTTTGCTACGGGTTCTCAAGATCTTTACGGTGCAGATTGCCTAGAAGTTGTTGCTGACCATTCAAGAATTATTGTGGAAGGTTTAAATAAATCAGGAAATTTACCATATGAAGTAGTTTTAAAACCAACACTAATTGATAACGTAAGTATACGTAAAACCTTTAATGATGCAAATGCGGATGAAGAATGTGCAGGTGTAATCACTTGGATGCATACATTTTCACCAGCGAAATCCTGGATTTTAGGTTTAAAAGAATTTAGAAAACCTTTATTACATTTACATACACAATTTAATCAAGAAATCCCATATGACAGTATTGATATGGATTTTATGAATTTAAATCAATCTGCCCATGGAGATAGAGAATACGGACATATTTTTTCAAGAATGGATATTGAACGTAAAGTTATTGCAGGTTATTGGGATGATAAAAACGTTCAAGAAAGAATTGCTAGCTGGATGACAACGGCGATTGGTATTATGGAAAGCAGCCATATCAGAGTTCTTCGAATCGGAGATAACATGAGAAATGTTGCAGTTACCGAAGGTGATAAGGTAGAGGCTCACATTAAGTTTGGTTGGGAAATTGATGCGTATAATGTAACCGATATCGCAGAATATGTGCAGGCGGTTTCCAAAGGTGATATTGATGCTTTAGTAGATGAATATTACAGCAAATACGATATTTTATTAGAAGGCAGAGATGCCAATGAGTTTAAAAAGCATGTAGCTGTGCAAGCTGGAATTGAAATCGGTTTTGAAAAGTTTTTAGTAGAACATGATTATCATGCAATCGTTACGAACTTCCAGATGTTATCTGGTTTACAGCAACTACCTGGCCTTGCAATTCAAAGATTAATGGAAAAAGGCTATGGCTTTGGTGGCGAAGGAGATTGGAAGACCGCTGCTATGGTTCGCTTAATGAAATTAATGACTGCGAATAAAAAGGATGCAAAAGGTACTTCATTTATGGAAGATTATACTTACAATTTAGTACCTGGCAAAGAAGGCATTTTACAGGCACATATGCTTGAAGTTTGCCCATCCATTGCAGATCAAAAACCTTCAATTAAGGTTTGCCCATTGTCCATGGGAGATAGAGAAGATCCTGCAAGATTGGTATTTACTTCTAAGACAGGTAGAGGTATCGCAACATCACTTATTGACCTTGGAACACGTTTCCGCTTGATCATTAATGAAGTTGAGTGCTTACCTCAAGATATTCCAATGCCAAAACTTCCAGTAGCGACTGCATTTTGGAGACCTGAGCCAAATCTTTCAACGGGTGCTGAAGCTTGGATTTATGCTGGTGGCGCACATCATACAGCGTTTTCCTATGATATTACAGCTGAGCAGATGAGCGATTGGGCAGCAGCGATGGGAATCGAATCCGTTATTATTGATAAGGATACTACAATTCGCAACTTTAGAAATGAATTGCGTTGGAATTCAGTTTTCTATAAATAA
- a CDS encoding DUF434 domain-containing protein has protein sequence MKDVRRGFVLEDEKEFFAQGSYMKLKQAQYDLLFLMERNYPIKSASTFVGNHYMLSERQRLALVRATATKEMLDSRKEKEITNLQGETVLIDGFNLIITLEVALSASTLILCMDGTFRDLAGLRGTYRMIEKTDLAIKLIGDQLKEQGVKKVVFYLDSPVSNSGRLKSRILEVLSSYPYKVEVNLVANADVILEKEAKVITSDAIILNKCISWFNILPIIIEQNIKEARFVNLK, from the coding sequence ATGAAAGATGTAAGAAGAGGCTTCGTTTTAGAGGATGAAAAAGAATTTTTTGCTCAAGGTAGTTATATGAAATTAAAACAGGCGCAATATGATTTACTGTTTTTAATGGAACGAAATTATCCAATTAAAAGTGCCTCCACTTTCGTCGGTAATCATTATATGTTATCAGAACGGCAGCGACTAGCACTCGTGCGTGCAACAGCTACGAAGGAGATGTTAGATTCTAGAAAAGAAAAAGAGATAACAAATTTACAAGGTGAAACGGTATTGATTGACGGTTTTAATCTCATAATTACCCTAGAAGTTGCGTTGTCAGCATCAACTCTTATTTTATGTATGGATGGAACATTTAGAGATTTAGCAGGTCTTCGAGGGACTTATCGAATGATTGAAAAAACAGACTTAGCAATCAAATTAATTGGTGATCAACTAAAAGAGCAAGGAGTAAAAAAAGTAGTTTTTTATTTAGATTCACCAGTTTCTAATTCTGGAAGGTTAAAATCTAGAATATTAGAAGTACTTTCAAGTTATCCATATAAAGTGGAAGTAAATCTTGTTGCGAATGCAGATGTGATCCTTGAAAAAGAAGCAAAGGTGATAACAAGTGATGCTATTATTTTAAATAAGTGCATCAGTTGGTTTAATATTCTTCCTATTATTATAGAACAAAATATAAAAGAAGCCCGTTTTGTTAATTTAAAATAA
- a CDS encoding ABC transporter permease gives MLMEARNQIKIIFLSVKYNVMREMTNRVTFLTNITFMILNNASFIILWLVLFSLKSNIGGYQINDVLAMWALAASTYGLSHIFFLRAYQLSDLIIHGKLDAFLVQPKSVILSVITSATSAPAIGDLLYGYIIILLFHRSPGKILLFTYFTITGAIILTAFAVIVGSLSFWIVKGDILANNLNEAMINFSTYPEGIFRGVVKIILYTLIPVGLTVYMPLQVILKFQFKYLFIITLFAFGISLFAWIIFYRGLKRYSSSNLMSARV, from the coding sequence ATGTTAATGGAGGCTAGAAATCAAATTAAAATAATATTTTTATCCGTTAAATATAATGTAATGCGGGAGATGACAAACCGTGTCACCTTCCTTACAAATATTACTTTTATGATCTTAAATAATGCAAGTTTTATTATACTTTGGTTGGTACTATTTAGTCTTAAGAGTAATATTGGAGGTTACCAGATAAATGATGTGCTAGCAATGTGGGCCTTGGCAGCAAGTACTTATGGGTTATCTCATATCTTTTTTCTAAGAGCATATCAGCTTTCCGATTTAATTATTCATGGTAAGTTAGATGCTTTTTTAGTCCAACCCAAAAGTGTTATTCTAAGTGTAATCACATCCGCAACAAGTGCACCAGCAATCGGGGATTTATTGTATGGGTATATTATTATTTTATTGTTTCACCGTAGTCCTGGCAAAATTTTATTGTTTACGTATTTTACAATAACGGGTGCAATTATTCTTACGGCGTTTGCTGTTATTGTAGGAAGCTTATCTTTTTGGATTGTTAAAGGTGATATTCTTGCAAATAATTTAAATGAAGCAATGATTAATTTTTCAACCTATCCAGAGGGTATTTTTAGAGGAGTAGTAAAGATTATTTTGTATACCCTAATACCAGTAGGATTAACTGTTTATATGCCATTACAAGTAATTTTAAAATTTCAATTTAAGTATTTATTTATTATAACGTTGTTTGCTTTTGGGATATCATTATTTGCATGGATTATTTTTTATCGTGGATTGAAAAGATATTCATCCAGTAATTTAATGAGTGCTAGGGTATAA
- a CDS encoding ABC transporter permease: MVQMVWYIILTEIMWFGNNNRTLKWQISEDIKSGGIAYGLNKPYNYLYFMIAKHFGEVTIRLGIYLGVGILLGISIVGKLPNFQLIHLPYIVIVFFLGMVINSIIRMLISNFSFWIEDAAPFHWIYDKLILVVGTIFPVEMFPTFLQPLIKCSPIYVINYGPAKLIIDFSMDKFVNVLFAQGIYIGCTVLLLSVFFQKGVKKLNVNGG; this comes from the coding sequence ATGGTCCAAATGGTATGGTATATCATTTTAACTGAGATTATGTGGTTTGGTAATAATAATCGAACCTTAAAGTGGCAAATAAGTGAGGATATTAAAAGTGGTGGAATTGCCTACGGATTGAATAAACCGTATAATTACCTCTATTTTATGATTGCGAAGCACTTTGGTGAAGTAACCATACGATTAGGCATTTATCTTGGTGTGGGAATCTTATTAGGAATATCAATTGTTGGAAAACTACCTAATTTTCAATTGATTCATTTGCCATACATAGTAATTGTATTTTTTCTTGGAATGGTGATTAATTCTATCATACGTATGCTGATAAGCAATTTTTCCTTTTGGATTGAAGATGCCGCTCCATTTCATTGGATTTACGATAAGTTGATTTTGGTGGTTGGAACAATATTTCCAGTTGAAATGTTTCCTACATTTTTACAGCCACTTATAAAATGTTCGCCGATCTATGTAATAAATTATGGGCCAGCTAAATTAATTATAGATTTTAGTATGGATAAGTTTGTTAATGTCTTATTTGCACAAGGGATTTATATAGGCTGCACAGTTTTACTGTTATCTGTATTTTTTCAGAAGGGAGTGAAAAAGCTCAATGTTAATGGAGGCTAG
- a CDS encoding ABC transporter ATP-binding protein — METASIIKVSNLRKSFLVKEKEKGLRGSLSNIFQPKYKRISAVDDISFDVLEGEILAFIGPNGAGKSTTIKMLTGILYPDQGEALVSNMNPSKKRKKLAYHIGTVFGQKEQLWTHLTPYDNFKFFGAVYDLKNEEIEERIAELKEVFELHEFINTPVRNLSLGQRIRCEIVAALIHKPKILFLDEPTIGLDPVVKENIRSLIKKMNKELKTTIFLTSHDIGDIEKLCKRIIIINHGKIVLDDSMENLKYHYLNKKIVEIKTKEEVNFSNTKGITVLKSKNGSSKLEIDTELTSISEVIKHLDTDNLLDINISNIPLENIITEIYKEKSNCIGRKEST; from the coding sequence ATGGAAACAGCATCGATTATTAAAGTAAGTAATTTAAGAAAATCATTTCTCGTTAAAGAAAAAGAGAAAGGATTGCGAGGTAGTCTAAGTAATATTTTTCAACCGAAATACAAACGTATTTCTGCAGTAGATGATATAAGCTTTGATGTTTTAGAAGGTGAAATCCTTGCTTTTATTGGACCAAATGGTGCGGGGAAGAGCACAACGATTAAAATGTTAACTGGGATTTTATATCCGGATCAAGGGGAGGCGCTAGTTTCAAATATGAATCCTAGCAAAAAAAGAAAAAAGTTAGCATATCATATTGGAACTGTATTTGGCCAGAAAGAGCAGCTTTGGACACATTTAACGCCTTACGATAATTTTAAATTTTTCGGTGCGGTTTATGATTTGAAAAACGAAGAAATTGAAGAGAGAATTGCAGAATTAAAAGAAGTATTTGAACTTCATGAATTTATAAATACACCAGTTCGTAACCTATCTTTAGGCCAAAGAATACGTTGTGAAATCGTAGCGGCTTTAATACATAAACCTAAGATTTTGTTTCTTGATGAACCTACCATAGGGCTTGATCCAGTGGTGAAAGAAAATATTCGTTCCTTAATTAAAAAAATGAATAAAGAGCTAAAAACTACAATATTTTTAACAAGTCATGATATAGGGGATATTGAAAAATTGTGTAAGAGAATCATCATAATAAACCATGGCAAGATCGTTCTTGATGATTCGATGGAAAATTTAAAATATCACTATCTTAATAAAAAAATTGTTGAAATTAAAACAAAAGAAGAAGTGAATTTTTCTAATACGAAAGGCATAACTGTTTTAAAAAGTAAGAATGGAAGTAGTAAACTTGAAATAGATACAGAACTTACAAGTATTAGTGAGGTCATAAAGCACTTAGATACTGATAATCTATTGGATATTAATATCTCGAATATTCCATTAGAAAATATCATTACTGAAATTTATAAAGAAAAGTCTAATTGTATTGGAAGAAAGGAGTCCACTTGA
- a CDS encoding GGDEF domain-containing protein: MKKIIFKKIRNIFAILSLILFVIFTGIIYFIENNKMHNDLNSMMEQVEQLYYKSLTDAQKTKELLKSDFLNRAYAIDFMLEDYPIENCTQSTLNEIKRIMEVDEIHIIDGTGTITLSSDDEYVGLNFINYETTRRFWRLFKNDNIWEYVIEWNGLSIKDQQTKSYIGIRSNSDNYSVIQIGINANKLNNFLKDTSIHSAVEKTVTLKTNAIFIVDESSGELEAITKNNEQTIEFEDVSDQKEFVNELKKYSKISHAQINGTTKYLVTKVINGKILGAYTEASVVYLAILKSIIFAFVGICIVLFSMMAIIQYCLKKYVIGDLVTIESDIQKLMIGNYNVDFNVVHNTEFRKLAQMLNDWRDSYKNKSMRMSRIISSIDNQIAVFECISPIKQNFFSNNIQVILGINDELWDKVKRTPSTFKSYIKSLSLLADSNNNNVIKINDNKYINIISFEQSEAFYGRITDITSEVTSKLKMQEELLGIQEKSETDSLTKLLNRNGLEKCVKESFEQNPKDGVLIIFDLDNFKRVNDSEGHPIGDLVLQNFAKCLKHSFRNDDIIARIGGDEFVVFLKTNIPANTLITKLEDLLKVVRLELSKYYKLYELSTSIGVAYMDEHVDGYEDLYKCADVGLYIAKQSGKDQYYINEQHLRNMKTN; this comes from the coding sequence ATGAAAAAAATAATATTTAAAAAAATTCGCAATATATTTGCGATTTTATCACTAATTTTATTTGTTATTTTTACAGGAATAATATACTTTATTGAAAATAATAAAATGCATAATGACCTCAACAGCATGATGGAGCAAGTAGAACAGCTATATTATAAGAGTTTAACTGATGCTCAAAAAACAAAAGAGCTATTAAAAAGTGACTTTCTAAATAGAGCTTATGCGATAGATTTTATGCTAGAGGATTATCCAATTGAAAACTGTACACAATCTACTTTGAACGAAATTAAGCGAATAATGGAAGTAGATGAAATTCATATCATTGATGGCACTGGGACAATCACTTTAAGTAGTGATGATGAGTATGTAGGATTAAATTTTATAAATTATGAGACTACACGTAGATTCTGGAGACTATTTAAAAATGATAATATATGGGAGTATGTAATCGAATGGAATGGTCTAAGTATAAAAGATCAACAAACTAAATCTTATATAGGTATAAGATCAAATTCTGATAATTACTCCGTAATTCAAATCGGTATAAACGCTAATAAGTTAAACAATTTCTTAAAAGATACTTCGATACATTCCGCGGTAGAAAAAACCGTCACCTTAAAAACTAACGCAATTTTTATTGTTGATGAAAGCAGCGGAGAGTTAGAAGCAATCACGAAAAACAATGAGCAGACAATTGAGTTTGAGGATGTTTCTGATCAGAAAGAGTTTGTTAATGAATTAAAAAAATATTCAAAAATATCACATGCACAAATTAATGGTACAACAAAATATCTAGTAACAAAAGTGATAAATGGTAAAATATTAGGTGCTTACACAGAGGCTAGTGTTGTTTACCTTGCGATATTAAAATCCATCATATTTGCATTTGTTGGTATTTGCATCGTATTATTCTCCATGATGGCAATTATACAATATTGCCTTAAGAAGTATGTTATAGGCGACTTAGTTACTATAGAATCCGATATTCAAAAGCTTATGATTGGAAACTATAACGTTGATTTTAATGTGGTGCATAATACAGAGTTTAGAAAACTTGCCCAAATGCTAAATGATTGGAGAGATAGTTATAAGAATAAATCCATGAGAATGAGTAGAATCATATCATCCATTGACAATCAAATTGCTGTTTTTGAATGTATTTCTCCGATTAAGCAAAACTTCTTTTCAAATAACATACAAGTTATTTTAGGAATTAATGATGAGTTATGGGATAAGGTTAAAAGAACTCCTAGTACCTTTAAGAGCTACATCAAAAGTTTAAGCCTTCTTGCGGATAGTAATAACAATAATGTTATAAAAATAAATGATAATAAATATATCAATATTATATCCTTTGAGCAAAGTGAAGCTTTTTATGGAAGAATAACTGATATAACCTCAGAAGTAACAAGCAAACTTAAAATGCAAGAAGAACTTTTAGGAATACAAGAAAAATCCGAAACAGATAGTTTAACAAAATTACTAAACAGAAATGGATTGGAAAAGTGTGTTAAAGAATCCTTTGAGCAAAATCCAAAGGATGGTGTGCTGATCATATTTGACTTAGATAATTTTAAACGAGTAAATGATTCAGAAGGTCATCCAATCGGAGATCTTGTTCTTCAAAATTTTGCGAAATGCCTTAAACATTCTTTTAGAAATGATGATATTATTGCGAGAATTGGCGGCGATGAATTTGTAGTTTTCTTAAAGACTAATATTCCTGCTAATACTCTAATTACAAAATTGGAAGATTTATTAAAAGTAGTTCGTCTCGAATTAAGTAAGTATTACAAGCTCTATGAACTTTCAACAAGTATTGGTGTTGCCTATATGGACGAACATGTAGATGGATATGAAGACCTTTATAAATGTGCAGATGTTGGATTATATATTGCAAAACAATCAGGAAAAGACCAATACTACATAAATGAGCAACACTTACGTAACATGAAAACTAATTAA
- a CDS encoding NAD(P)-dependent oxidoreductase: MKKLGFIGVGVMGKSMVYNLMKHGFEVSIYARNKEKVEDVINKGAIWCESIAECARDKDAIITIVGYPKDVEEVYFGEAGILNNAKAGAYLIDMTTTSPKLSVRIYEEAKEKGLRALDAPVSGGDVGAMNGTLSIMVGGEEEDFIACQEIFSAMGTTIVYEGKPGNGQHTKMANQIAIAGTIAGVCEAMAYAKRTGLDIQTMLDSISKGAAGSWQMTNNAPRMLKEDFDPGFYIKHMIKDLKIAKEEAETTSLDLGVLKQVLDMYCTLEEAGLGDLGTQALCKFYE, from the coding sequence ATGAAAAAGTTAGGTTTTATTGGCGTAGGTGTTATGGGAAAGTCTATGGTTTATAATTTAATGAAACATGGATTTGAAGTAAGTATCTATGCTAGAAATAAAGAAAAAGTTGAAGATGTAATTAATAAAGGTGCTATTTGGTGTGAGAGTATCGCAGAATGTGCACGTGATAAAGATGCAATTATAACCATTGTAGGTTATCCAAAGGATGTGGAGGAAGTATATTTCGGTGAAGCAGGTATTTTAAATAATGCAAAAGCTGGAGCATACTTAATTGATATGACTACGACAAGTCCCAAATTATCGGTTAGAATATATGAAGAAGCCAAAGAAAAAGGGCTAAGAGCTTTGGATGCGCCAGTTTCTGGTGGTGATGTTGGAGCTATGAATGGCACCTTATCAATCATGGTAGGTGGAGAGGAAGAGGACTTTATCGCATGCCAGGAGATTTTTTCAGCCATGGGAACTACAATTGTTTATGAAGGTAAGCCAGGGAATGGACAACATACTAAAATGGCCAATCAGATAGCAATTGCCGGAACAATCGCGGGCGTATGCGAAGCGATGGCTTATGCAAAAAGAACTGGTCTTGATATTCAAACAATGCTAGATAGTATTAGCAAGGGAGCAGCAGGTAGCTGGCAAATGACAAATAACGCACCTAGAATGTTAAAAGAAGATTTTGATCCTGGATTTTATATAAAACATATGATAAAGGATTTAAAAATTGCGAAAGAAGAAGCTGAGACAACTTCTCTTGACCTTGGAGTATTAAAGCAGGTGCTTGATATGTATTGTACCTTAGAAGAAGCGGGATTAGGAGATTTAGGTACGCAGGCACTTTGTAAATTTTACGAATAA
- a CDS encoding amidase family protein, translating to MNYGSNRTSSDELINKNKLTNRKEQGIAGFSVLTLREMLINKKISIPELVEAYLFRIQKYDTGKDGLNSVAQINEDARRIAVQMQEDLKYDRDKPLYGIPILLKDNIETDGNLHTTAGALSLAELKTKRDAKIVKYLKENGAIILGKTNLTELANYTTKNMPGGYSARGGQVKSAFGKEVDPYGSSTGSAVAVSAGFCAASIGTDTSNSIIAPSLQADIVGFRPPFGKVSLEGIIPISFTLDTVGPMVRTIEDAALIYDCLRSGYDSDSKNPGIFQRVMKEPINDSLKDMHFAVNMLGNEKLSENDKRQSDALIGALREAGATITEITIPITESNRTIMRYEFKYAMNRYLASLPSSFPIKCLKDIIEFNHVHAKQALKYGQIYLEDAEMNTSGCLDEEKYRQALKEREDLRKRLNIEWKQYNAILFRSNTTPHYVGYPVVALPFTKEHYKAPEIPINKPYGLCLTAFDDFTALYIGRRIARVLKY from the coding sequence ATGAATTATGGTTCCAATAGAACCTCATCGGATGAATTAATTAATAAAAATAAACTAACGAATCGAAAAGAACAAGGAATCGCAGGTTTCTCTGTTCTTACTTTACGGGAGATGTTAATAAATAAAAAAATTTCTATACCTGAATTAGTGGAAGCCTATCTTTTTAGGATTCAGAAATATGATACCGGAAAAGATGGACTAAATAGTGTTGCGCAGATTAATGAAGATGCACGAAGGATTGCAGTGCAAATGCAAGAGGATTTAAAATATGATAGAGATAAGCCCCTTTATGGTATTCCTATTTTACTAAAAGATAACATAGAGACAGATGGAAATTTGCATACAACTGCAGGGGCATTATCTTTGGCAGAGCTAAAAACGAAGCGAGATGCTAAAATTGTAAAATATTTAAAAGAGAATGGCGCAATTATACTTGGAAAAACAAATTTAACAGAACTAGCAAATTATACAACAAAAAATATGCCAGGAGGCTATAGCGCTAGAGGTGGACAAGTAAAATCAGCATTTGGCAAAGAAGTAGACCCTTATGGTTCAAGTACTGGTTCAGCCGTGGCTGTGTCTGCAGGATTTTGTGCGGCCTCCATTGGAACGGATACAAGCAATTCTATCATTGCACCGTCGTTACAGGCAGACATTGTTGGCTTTCGACCACCTTTTGGGAAAGTTTCGCTAGAAGGGATTATACCAATTAGTTTCACGTTAGATACTGTAGGACCAATGGTAAGGACAATAGAGGATGCAGCGTTAATATATGATTGCCTTCGCAGTGGATATGATAGTGATAGTAAGAATCCAGGCATTTTTCAGCGAGTTATGAAAGAGCCCATTAACGATTCTTTAAAAGACATGCATTTTGCTGTTAACATGCTGGGAAATGAAAAATTATCGGAAAATGATAAAAGGCAAAGTGATGCACTTATTGGTGCTTTAAGGGAGGCTGGAGCAACTATAACAGAAATTACAATTCCAATCACAGAATCTAATAGAACGATTATGAGATATGAATTTAAGTATGCAATGAATCGTTATTTAGCATCATTACCAAGCTCTTTTCCAATTAAATGTTTGAAGGATATTATAGAATTTAATCATGTACATGCAAAGCAAGCATTAAAGTATGGACAAATTTATTTAGAAGACGCTGAAATGAATACAAGTGGATGCCTAGATGAGGAAAAATATAGACAAGCACTAAAAGAGCGTGAGGATTTAAGAAAACGCTTAAATATAGAATGGAAACAATACAATGCAATACTATTTCGTTCAAATACGACGCCACATTATGTGGGATATCCAGTCGTTGCGCTGCCTTTTACAAAAGAGCATTATAAAGCGCCTGAAATTCCAATCAATAAGCCATATGGTTTATGTCTTACAGCTTTTGATGATTTTACAGCGCTTTATATTGGGAGAAGGATTGCAAGAGTATTGAAATATTAA
- a CDS encoding adenylyltransferase: MHQDLVQAFEIVVNQLKEDARCKGGWHYGSISRNMQDSYSDYDPVFLVEDKYFEEFSADVPNILRNACDDLLIFWAESFNDKYFKNYCSVMKLGENLHQFDFFVLNQNYPLEWMCRQHLKGCTREHIIFDRTGEVGALLDQGLRTDNQLPDLVRAMDTYWFHAEMLIKYFKRKDMFKLLKNMDVIFHAHVDLLLSQYDTLDYGAWETKVKYCVPKEKQQHLLSYFTTADFNNIELTMKRCMPLFCKMRKRHVSLKMLFIQSE, from the coding sequence ATGCATCAAGACTTGGTCCAGGCATTCGAAATTGTAGTAAATCAGTTAAAAGAAGATGCTAGATGCAAAGGTGGATGGCACTACGGTTCAATTAGTAGAAATATGCAAGATAGCTACTCAGACTATGATCCAGTATTTTTAGTTGAAGATAAGTATTTTGAAGAGTTTTCTGCCGATGTTCCAAATATACTTAGAAACGCTTGTGACGATTTATTAATATTTTGGGCGGAAAGTTTTAATGATAAGTATTTTAAGAATTACTGTAGTGTAATGAAGCTTGGTGAAAATCTACATCAGTTCGATTTCTTTGTTTTAAATCAGAATTATCCTTTGGAATGGATGTGCAGACAACATTTAAAAGGGTGTACAAGGGAACATATTATATTTGATCGTACTGGAGAAGTAGGGGCTTTACTAGACCAAGGATTACGGACCGATAACCAGTTACCAGACTTGGTAAGAGCAATGGATACTTATTGGTTTCATGCGGAGATGTTAATAAAGTATTTTAAACGAAAAGACATGTTTAAATTGCTTAAAAATATGGATGTAATATTTCATGCTCATGTGGATTTACTCCTTTCTCAATACGATACTCTTGATTATGGTGCATGGGAGACAAAAGTAAAGTATTGTGTACCAAAAGAAAAGCAACAGCATTTACTTTCATATTTTACAACAGCAGATTTTAATAATATTGAACTTACGATGAAACGATGCATGCCTTTATTTTGCAAGATGCGAAAGAGGCATGTTTCACTAAAAATGTTATTTATCCAGAGCGAATAG